One part of the Deltaproteobacteria bacterium genome encodes these proteins:
- a CDS encoding ATP-binding protein: MPLRYAAPLIQQSLHDDRVMAFLCGPRQVGKTTLAKALLRTAAAYFNWDIATDRQRIMANPERFWEMEAGPGQRIVLDEIHKYPRWKRFLKGLFDAVAPEIEILVTGSGRLDVYQRGGDSLAGRYHLIHLYPFTVGELLRADRQSLRTPDEAFRAIFDHAPPAGNTAALNQIDRFSGFPAPLFAATETRLRRWRQTYRQVVVREDLRDLTRIRELGLVDQLMLLLPHRVGAPLSINALREELAVAFTTVQSWLLALARLYVLFELRPFAGKLARTLRREGKIYLFDHTLLEDPGARFENLTALHLAKACAAWTDAGFGEFTLHYVRDKEQREVDFLICEARRPYALIECKLNDAAPSPHLRYFHERLRPKYALQLLRQHATPNFLSHRKPLWLCTAARCFAQLP, encoded by the coding sequence ATGCCACTGCGCTATGCCGCGCCGTTGATCCAGCAGTCGCTCCACGATGACCGCGTGATGGCCTTCCTCTGTGGGCCGCGCCAAGTCGGCAAGACGACGCTCGCGAAGGCCTTGCTCCGCACCGCAGCTGCCTATTTCAATTGGGACATCGCGACCGATCGACAGCGCATCATGGCCAACCCCGAACGCTTCTGGGAAATGGAAGCCGGCCCCGGTCAGCGCATCGTACTCGACGAGATTCACAAATATCCGCGTTGGAAGCGTTTTCTCAAGGGGTTGTTCGATGCCGTCGCTCCAGAGATCGAGATCCTCGTGACCGGCAGCGGTCGGCTGGATGTCTACCAACGTGGCGGAGATTCCCTCGCCGGCCGTTACCATCTGATCCACCTCTATCCTTTCACGGTCGGAGAGCTTCTGCGCGCGGATCGTCAGAGTCTCCGCACTCCGGACGAGGCCTTCCGGGCCATCTTCGACCATGCCCCACCAGCCGGCAACACGGCTGCCCTGAACCAGATCGATCGTTTCAGCGGCTTCCCCGCCCCCCTCTTCGCCGCCACGGAGACCCGATTGCGTCGGTGGCGCCAGACCTATCGACAGGTCGTCGTGCGCGAGGACCTCCGTGATCTGACCCGCATCCGTGAACTGGGCCTGGTCGATCAACTGATGCTGCTTCTACCCCATCGAGTCGGCGCCCCTCTCTCCATCAATGCACTCCGCGAAGAGCTGGCGGTCGCCTTCACGACCGTTCAGTCGTGGTTACTCGCCCTCGCGCGGCTCTACGTGTTGTTCGAATTGCGCCCCTTCGCCGGCAAGCTCGCCCGCACGCTCCGGCGGGAGGGGAAGATTTACCTCTTCGATCACACCCTCCTCGAAGATCCCGGCGCACGGTTCGAGAATCTCACGGCCCTCCATTTGGCCAAGGCCTGCGCGGCCTGGACCGACGCCGGATTTGGTGAGTTCACCCTCCACTACGTGCGCGACAAGGAACAGCGCGAGGTCGACTTCCTCATTTGTGAGGCGCGCCGTCCGTACGCCCTCATCGAATGCAAGCTGAACGATGCCGCGCCATCCCCCCATCTTCGGTATTTTCACGAACGGTTGCGCCCGAAATACGCCCTCCAACTCCTTCGCCAACATGCCACCCCGAACTTCCTCAGCCACCGGAAGCCCCTGTGGCTCTGCACCGCCGCCCGCTGCTTCGCCCAGTTGCCGTAG
- a CDS encoding ribonuclease Z, protein MQIHFLGTNGWFNAETGETSCVLVDAQEAYVIFDAGNGLRKLERHITDPAKPIYLCLSHFHLDHVYGLHMLPKFRFPQGITILGQPGTERTLRSLLGKPWTAPLERLPTAVRFQEVGEGNYTAPFPLVVRFLVHSDPCIGFRVTLEGKTITYCTDTGTCEQLSVLGHNADCFITECSWRVPQQQPGWPHLAPEDAAAAARAANARQLALVHFEGYTYPTLEARTEAETRARAIFPATRAMHDDDVITL, encoded by the coding sequence ATGCAGATCCATTTCCTTGGCACCAACGGGTGGTTTAATGCGGAGACCGGAGAAACGTCCTGCGTGCTGGTCGACGCGCAAGAAGCGTATGTCATCTTCGATGCCGGCAACGGACTCCGTAAATTAGAGCGGCATATTACCGATCCGGCGAAACCGATCTATCTCTGCCTCAGCCATTTTCATCTCGATCACGTCTACGGCCTGCATATGTTGCCGAAGTTCCGCTTTCCGCAAGGGATCACGATCCTCGGCCAGCCGGGGACGGAGCGGACATTGCGTTCGCTGCTCGGCAAACCGTGGACCGCGCCGCTGGAACGGCTCCCGACCGCCGTCCGCTTCCAAGAAGTCGGCGAAGGCAATTACACCGCACCGTTTCCGCTGGTGGTGCGATTCCTGGTCCACTCCGACCCGTGCATCGGATTCCGCGTGACGCTGGAAGGGAAGACGATCACGTATTGCACCGACACCGGCACCTGCGAACAGCTCAGCGTGTTGGGGCACAACGCCGACTGTTTCATCACTGAATGCTCGTGGCGGGTGCCGCAACAGCAACCGGGCTGGCCGCATTTGGCCCCGGAAGATGCCGCCGCTGCGGCCCGCGCGGCCAACGCGCGCCAACTGGCGCTGGTCCACTTCGAAGGCTACACCTATCCCACGCTGGAAGCGCGCACCGAGGCCGAAACACGCGCGCGCGCGATTTTCCCCGCCACCCGCGCGATGCACGACGATGACGTGATTACGTTGTAA